The genome window GATACCGCGCGGCTGATCAGCACGCCGGACGAAGGCGACCTGCCCACCTACTTCGTCGCCAAGGTGCGCGACCCGTCGGAAGCCGAAGCGGTGCGCGAGCGGATCGCGAACCAGCGCAGCTTCGGCGCCTACGAGGTCTGGAGCAGCAAGGAATTTTCCAAGAAGACGCAGTTGTACTGGCTGCTGCAAACGGGCGCCGGCGCCGGCGTACTGTTCCTGGCCGGCGTGGTGTTCCTGGCCGGCGCCGCCATCACCAGCCAGACCCTGATCGCCGCCATCGCCGGCTCCATGCGCGCCTATGCCACGCTCAAGGCCATGGGCGTCAGCGCCTCGTCGCTGCGCACGGTGGTATTGAAGCAGGCGTTCGGCGTGGGCGTGACCGGCACCGCGCTGGCCGCCATCCTGTGTGTCGTCCTGCTCACGATCGCGCGCGGACAAAACGTGCCGGTGCGCATGACGCCCGTGGTGGCCGTGGTATGCGCCATCCTCGTCATGGCGATCGCGCTGATCTCGGGATTGTTCGCGGTCCGCCGGCTGCACCGCGAGGATCCGGCGTCGCTGCTGCGCTGATCGCGCGGCGTGGGCCGCGTCAGTCGCGCAGCGGCCGCGCGTCCCGCTGCCAGTCGGGGCGGGTCGAGAACATTGGCAGCAGGCGATCGGGATCGACGCCCATGGGGGCCAGGGCCGGTTGCAGCGCGCGGGCACGCGCCGCCACGACGTCCTGGCCGGGCAGCGCGCCGGCCGACGCCAGTACGACCCGATTGGCGCTGCGCAGGTTGTAGAACGGCCCGAACACCTCGGCATACGTCGCCGATTCATTCGCGTACGAATCGCTGGACGCGAACGTGTTCGCCGCCAGCACGCCGTCGGGCCGCAGGATGGATCGCACCTCGCGGATGAATTCCACCGTCGACAGATGCCTGGGGATGTAGGTCTCGTCGAAGGCATCGAGCATGACGATGTCGTAGCGGTCGCCGCGCCGGGCCGCCGCCTGCACGAAAGCACGCCCATCGGCCACTTCCACCCGCATGGACGGCCCGGTCCGGAAGCCGAAGAAACGCTCGGCCACGCGGGCCACGGCGGGATCGATCTCGACCACGTCGATGCGGGCCCGCGGCACGACCTTGGCCAGCGCCATGGGCAGGCTGCCGCCGCCCAGGCCGATCACCAGGATGCGGCGCGGATCCGGATGCAGGTACAGCGAAGCCATCATCATCCGGGTGTAGTCGAACAGCAGTTCCTCGGGCCGCGCCGGCAACTGGCAGGTCTGGCGCCCGGGCGCCTGCACGCTGCCGAATTTCATGCAGCGCTCGCCCCGAGACTCGTAGACGACGATGTCCTCGAAGGCCGATTTTTCCGTGTGGAGGATGGTCTGGGCCGACAGCGGCGTCGCCGCCGCCAGCGCCAGGACCGCCACGCGCGCCGCGAGGCGCGTATGCCGCATGGACATGGAATCCCGCTCCAATGTCCTTGCGGACAGGGGTGGTCAGTTGTTGAGGATGATGCTGGCGATCACGCCGGACGCGATCGCGACCAGCAGGTACTCGGACCCCATGCGCACCCACTGGTAGCCGGGCTGCGGCCTGTAGAGCCGATGGGAGTGCCAGTCGTTCACGACATAATAACCGCCGCGATGGTAGTTGGGCAGGCGGTCGCCGCGCGCCCAGCGGTGCGGCGGAGGCGGCGCCCAGCCGCGATGGACGACGCGCGGCGCATCGCGGTAACCGTCGCGATAGCCATGGCGGTAGTCGCGGTCGCGGCGGCGATCGTCCCAGCGGCGATGATCGCCCCGGTCGTGCTTGTCGTAATGGCCGTGGCCATGGCCGCGGTCCCAACGGTCGCCCTTGGCCTGGGCCGCAGCGCCCAGGGCGAGGCCGGCACAGGCCATCGCTATCACCAGCGTCTTCTTGATCATGATGTCGTTTCCTTCTAACCCGCCGCCTCCTGTGCCACCCCGCACGGGGTGGGCGAGCACACTTGGCTTTCGGCAAGCTGACTGTACACCGCGGCAATATTGATACATTGCTACATACGTAATCAAACGTATGTCCGCGCCGACTGGCGGCCGGAATCCCCTGGCGCGGCGCGGGTGGGGCGATGTTGCAATCAGCCGGGCGAACCGTTCCTGCGGCGCGACACCGCGGCGCTCAAGCCGTCGGGCCGCCCTCCTGCGCGAGCAACTGCTTCAGGACCCGGCGGATACGGATCGAGCCCGTGTCGGTGGCCAGCAGCACCGGCTGGGCGTCGAACAGGTCGACGGCTCCCAGCAGCCGCTGCTGCGCCTCGATGACGGGCTTGTCCTCTTCGACGAACACGCGCGTCATCAGCGCATGCCGCAGCCGGGTCATGTCCTCGTCGTCCTGCCGGTATTCGCGCGTCAGCCAATACCAGTAGTGGGACGACGTGCGCGTTTCGGGCGTGACGATGTGGGCATTGAAGGTCCGCAGCCCCTGCTCCGGCGGCGCGCCCATGGGCGTGACGCTGATGTCCAGCTTGAGCAGTCCGGCGGGACACCAGGTCACGCGATTGACGAAGTCCACCGGCACGCCGGGTTGCGGCAGGAAACGGTCGTAGACCGGCGGGGCCGGCTGGCCCTGGCTGCGCAGCTCGATGACCACCTCGGTGCCCTGCTCGGACACGACGGGACGATTTTCGACGAAGGCCCCGCCGCCCAGCGTGGTCGCGTGCAGGTACTCGACATGGCTGAGATCGGCGACGTTGTCGACGATCAATTGGTAATGGCAGGCGGACGGCATGGCGCCGCGCGACTGCGCGGTGGCGGGCACGCGCGCCATGTGGCTCAGATCGGGCACCCGGGCGGGGTCGGCGGCGTCCGGCGTCCCCATCCAGATCCACAGCACGCCGTCGCGCTCGGCCATCGGAAAGGCCGGCACGCTGGCCTTGGCCGGAATGGCGCCGTGCGGGTTTTCCACGCAGCGCCCGTGGGCATCGAAACGCAGACCGTGATAGATGCAGCGCAGCGTGTCGCCCGCCAGCGTGCCGCGGCTGAGCGGCGCCACGCGGTGCGGGCAGCGGTCCAGCAGGGCGACGGGCGCACCGTCCTGCTGGCGGAACAGCACCACCGGCTGCTCCAGGAAGGTGCGCGGCAGCAGCGTCCCGGCGGCAAGCTCCTCGCTCCAGCCCGCCATGTACCAGCAATTCCTCAGGAACTCCATGCCATCCTCACGACATGCGGCATTGCGCGTGGAAACTGTCCTTGGCGTCGGACAAGGGCTTGGACACGGTCTTCAGGCTGACCCGCCCCTGGGCATCGCGCGCGGCCACGAACATGTAGAAATCCTGGATCGGATAGTTATTGGTGTTGAAGCGGAAGTTGCCGCGCACCGACTTGAAATCGGCCGCGCGCAAGGCCTTGCCCAGGGCCTGCTTGTCGTCCAACTTGCCCCCGGTGGCCTTCAGCGCCGAGCCGATCAGCCGGGCGGAGTCGTAGGACTGCGCCGCGTACTCGGACGGAATGCGGCCGTACTTCGCCTCGAAGGCCGCGACGAACTGCCGGTTCTCGGCGTTGGGCAGATCCGGCCCCCAGTTGCTGCTGTTGAACACGCCCAGCGCGGCTTCCTTGAGCGCGGGCAGATTGGTGCCGTCGGCCGCCGCGTTGGTCAGCAGCGGGATCTTGCCCAGCAAGCCCGCCTGGCCGTAGGCCCGGACGAAAGCCACACCGTTGGCGCCCGGGTAGAACGCATAGACGGCGTCCGGCCGCGCGGCCGCGATGCGGGTGATCTCGGCCGAGAAATCCAGTTGGGCCAGCGGGGTATAGATCTCGTCGGCCAGCGGCTGGCCGTAGTTGCGCTTGAAGCCGGCCACGAAATCCTTGCCGGCCTGGTAGTTGGGCGCGAGCGCGATCACGCGCGCATAACCCTGCTGTTTGGCATAGGTGCCGCTGGCCTCGGCGAACTGGTCGTTCTGCTTGGCCGCCGAAAAGAAGAAAGGCGTACAGGCGGACCCGGCCAGGGGCGACGGCCCGGCATTGCCCGACACCATGAACACCTGCGCCGCGGCGAACCTGCGGGCCACCGCCATCGCCACGTTCGAGAAGGTCATGCCGGCCACCAGCGCCACTTTCTCGCGCTCGATCAACTCGTCGGCGATCTGCGTGGCGACCTCGGGCTTGAGCTGGCTGTCGCGGCGCACGATGGCCACGGGAATGCCGCCCAGCTTGCCGCCTTCCTGTTCCACCGCCAGCATGAAGCCGTCGTACATGTCCTGGCCCAGCATGGCCTGCGGACCGGACAGCTCTCCCATGAAACCGATCCTGACCTGGGCCTGCGCCCCCGAGGCCAGGCACGCCCAGGCCAGCGCCGCGGCCAGCGGATATCTTGCTTGCATGCATCATCTCCTGTCGGCGCGTGGCGCCTCGTTCTTGGATGGCCCCGGAACGGGGCTCAGCCAGCAATCTACCGGCACCGACAGAATTTCAATAGCAAATATTTTCAATATCGACTATTTGATTTTCGGATAATATCCGCCGCATGAAGACCGACCTGAATCTGTTGCGCGTGCTGGTCGCCATCTACGACACCGGCAGCGTCAGCGCCGCCGCGCAACGCCTTGCCATGAGCCAGCCG of Pigmentiphaga sp. H8 contains these proteins:
- a CDS encoding ABC transporter permease; the encoded protein is MLARKTLIHEWPRFLPAVVAVAFSGLLLLAQASLVLGIFGNAAVYITASDADIWIGSPGTQSIDQGLPLNPDIEMPLRMDRGIAAVEPFYLRSAEWRSPEVHGGMSVAVSGVDVRPGGMLFSRLLSPDLRERLAEIGTIVVDRADLHKLGTRQGGQATLNGHPVRVIGVISGLRALDGANVLASSDTARLISTPDEGDLPTYFVAKVRDPSEAEAVRERIANQRSFGAYEVWSSKEFSKKTQLYWLLQTGAGAGVLFLAGVVFLAGAAITSQTLIAAIAGSMRAYATLKAMGVSASSLRTVVLKQAFGVGVTGTALAAILCVVLLTIARGQNVPVRMTPVVAVVCAILVMAIALISGLFAVRRLHREDPASLLR
- a CDS encoding spermidine synthase, coding for MSMRHTRLAARVAVLALAAATPLSAQTILHTEKSAFEDIVVYESRGERCMKFGSVQAPGRQTCQLPARPEELLFDYTRMMMASLYLHPDPRRILVIGLGGGSLPMALAKVVPRARIDVVEIDPAVARVAERFFGFRTGPSMRVEVADGRAFVQAAARRGDRYDIVMLDAFDETYIPRHLSTVEFIREVRSILRPDGVLAANTFASSDSYANESATYAEVFGPFYNLRSANRVVLASAGALPGQDVVAARARALQPALAPMGVDPDRLLPMFSTRPDWQRDARPLRD
- a CDS encoding RcnB family protein, which gives rise to MIKKTLVIAMACAGLALGAAAQAKGDRWDRGHGHGHYDKHDRGDHRRWDDRRRDRDYRHGYRDGYRDAPRVVHRGWAPPPPHRWARGDRLPNYHRGGYYVVNDWHSHRLYRPQPGYQWVRMGSEYLLVAIASGVIASIILNN
- a CDS encoding aromatic ring-hydroxylating dioxygenase subunit alpha, giving the protein MEFLRNCWYMAGWSEELAAGTLLPRTFLEQPVVLFRQQDGAPVALLDRCPHRVAPLSRGTLAGDTLRCIYHGLRFDAHGRCVENPHGAIPAKASVPAFPMAERDGVLWIWMGTPDAADPARVPDLSHMARVPATAQSRGAMPSACHYQLIVDNVADLSHVEYLHATTLGGGAFVENRPVVSEQGTEVVIELRSQGQPAPPVYDRFLPQPGVPVDFVNRVTWCPAGLLKLDISVTPMGAPPEQGLRTFNAHIVTPETRTSSHYWYWLTREYRQDDEDMTRLRHALMTRVFVEEDKPVIEAQQRLLGAVDLFDAQPVLLATDTGSIRIRRVLKQLLAQEGGPTA
- a CDS encoding ABC transporter substrate-binding protein yields the protein MQARYPLAAALAWACLASGAQAQVRIGFMGELSGPQAMLGQDMYDGFMLAVEQEGGKLGGIPVAIVRRDSQLKPEVATQIADELIEREKVALVAGMTFSNVAMAVARRFAAAQVFMVSGNAGPSPLAGSACTPFFFSAAKQNDQFAEASGTYAKQQGYARVIALAPNYQAGKDFVAGFKRNYGQPLADEIYTPLAQLDFSAEITRIAAARPDAVYAFYPGANGVAFVRAYGQAGLLGKIPLLTNAAADGTNLPALKEAALGVFNSSNWGPDLPNAENRQFVAAFEAKYGRIPSEYAAQSYDSARLIGSALKATGGKLDDKQALGKALRAADFKSVRGNFRFNTNNYPIQDFYMFVAARDAQGRVSLKTVSKPLSDAKDSFHAQCRMS